The Nicotiana sylvestris chromosome 6, ASM39365v2, whole genome shotgun sequence genomic sequence aataacttcagcatcttatccaggacaaaaaaaacttcagcgtattgcctttgctacttcaggaccgtctactagaatgctgaagttttgcatgattgtctttgctatttcagtcccgtatgctgaagttacgcaaaaaagtgggtacacttgcttttattttttgcaaagcgggtacaagttaaaacgtgacccaaaaagcggatATAGATGCAAATCCACCTAAAATAAGTTAAAAGAGTACGGCCTAatcagttttcggattggtaatTGTAAAATAGTCTGTGttgtaaagtcattgaaaaatagtcactattttctGCAACTCGAAAAGtcccagcataatatactggagattggtgcgcctgtgtatgaatttccagtataatatactggagattgatgcacctttgtatgaacttccagcataatacaCCAACAcatggaaagttccagcataatatacttgaGATTGGAGCACTTGTGTATGAATTTCAGcttattatgctggaactccagtatattatgctggaatattttccggattttgaaaaatgtttttgttcagatttatctttacatgaaaagtggctaaattttgattacttttgaaactgtagctatttttcaattaccacttgtaaatcgggctatttttgaatttcacccagAAAATAAGCAACCGACCCCTTTTTCCAGCTAATTAATAATCCTCTCATCCTAGTATATATGTCTATCtttttataaaatattattataaaaCTTTCCCATTAAACTAGTTTTCAACTAATTGTAACGAGTATACCACGCATTAAATGCTGTCACGTAATGAGATATATGGAGTAGTAAATAGTTAATACTCCCTTAAAGTCCCAAATactaatagttttttttttttggctgaaTTTGTTACAAAATTAAAGACCACATTTTCAGAAAGCAAAAagcatttattatttttccctTTCAAATTCACCATCACTGTTTTAATTAGTGAAGTTATTAAGTGAAATATTTAACATAAACATATGTAATAAATTTAAACAAATAGTTATATtgttaaatttatttttttaaatatattaattttttattgaatttacaccttaaaagataaaatatttAAGGTACTATTTATTTGCAATGGTAAATAATTATTAATAAGAAGAAAcgcacacacaaaaaaaaattgtgaaacgAAGAATATGTGCTTATTTGATGGATGTGGTGGAGTGGATGAGACTCCTCCCTTAACCAGAGGTTTCGAGTTCGAGCTTTGGGTATGAAAAAATCCTTGGTAAGGAGTGCTACCCCCGAATGGGGCCCTATCCGGATCGAATCCGGATATAGTCCGACTCCAATGCGGGTACCGAACACCAagtgggaaaccaaaaaaaagtTTTATACATTGATAACGTAAAAAATATTTATACAGTTGGATCACTTTTAAATTAGTTACAACTTACAAGTAAATGTTTTATATAAACACTAATTGATAGCTGACAGAAAtagtaaaaatagtaaattatATTGACCGGGAAAATAATTTATgctgtaaataaataaataaatgtaatTTATATCCTTATTAAATGATTATATATCTCCTTTTTCTGATTTTCTAAAACTACGAGATTCTCATTTAATGAAAAAATAAGACTCCTAGTCCTAACTCACTTCAAATTGACTAACGTTTCTTTAAAAGTTAAgtatctttcttcttttttcagaTGAGCATTATCCTTTTTGGCTAATTTGAGTCACCTTAAACATGCATAAATAACAACTTTTTCTCTCTACTTTCTACACGCCATTTTCAAATTTCCTTTTCAGTTTCTAAgtgagagaaaagaagaagaaaaaaaaattgggaATTAAAAACAATGGCAGGTGGTGGATTTGATGATAGAAGAGGAGCAAGAGCACATCTTTATGAGTATAAGATTACTtggtattttattttttcttgcatTATTGCAGCTACTGGAGGTTCTCTTTTTGGTTATGATCTTGGTGTTTCTGGTTAGTTTATTTTCTTCGTGATTAACTTCTTCTGTTTTTCATTGTGCCGGACCTTATCTACTGGTTGTTGTTAGTGTTTTGCATCTATTCTTTATTTCTTATGTTGTCGTCattatttctattgttttctgTTGATAATAATGATATATTGTctctcttttcgtcttcttgagttGAGGATTTTTCAGAAATAACCTCTCTACCCCTCGGGTAGAGATAAGGTCTGCATACATTCTACCCTCTCATACTCTACTTGTAGGATTTTATTGggttattgttattattgttgttgtatatttTCTCCGTGATTAACATTGTTCTAATACAACAATAATTTATCTAAATCTTACAATTTTTTGAAATAGTAAAACTTGTTAATTTTTATTATCAGCACAACTTGTAAATTTTCAAGATTTCTTTTAACCTACTCCTTCCCCCTAGTCATGATTTCGAGTTTATGATTTCGGAattctaattatttatttaatatttttttattggaAACAACTTCTCTATTTTTACGAGAAAGGgttaaggtttgcgtacacactatcctccccagactcCATTTATGGGGTCAAACTGGgttttttattgttgttattgttgttgtatttaATAGATTTTTAAGACAAATATATTTAATAGATAATTGTGTATGCAAACCTTACCCCGGGTAacggtaaggtatgcgtacacactaccctcccagaccccacaCGTGGCATATTATTATTATGTTGTTGTAGTAGTAATCTGAAGTCCGAACTTTTTGCTTGTTTCAGGTGGGGTGACTTCTATGGATGATttcttgaaaatatttttccccAAAGTGTACAGCAGGAAGCAAGAACATCTCAAAGAAACAGATTATTGCAAATATGACAATCAAATCCTCACACTTTTCACTTCCTCTTTGTATTTTGCTGCACTTATTTCTACATTTGGTGCTTCACATGTTACTAGGAATAAAGGCCGTAAAGCCAGTATCCTATGTGGTGCAGTTAGTTTCTTTCTTGGTGCACTACTTAATGCTTCTGCTAAAAATATTGCTATGCTCATTATTGGTCGATGTCTTCTTGGTGTTGGCATTGGATTTAGCAACCAGGTAATTCTGAGCAtttactgatatatatatataaagaataatATTTGATCTATATAAATTTTTCGACAAAAAGTATTCAACTAATCAGCCTTCGCCACTATAGCTCCGCCTCCGCCTAAACGCACTGTGTTGTTATTGGATGTGGCAAATAGATGTGTCAGGTCAAACTTGGATGGGTCAAAATATATCAAATTAGTAAAGGAGTCATGACTCAACGTATTCATGGTTTGCTTGAATCAAGATGAGTCGGTCCGCTGAACTAGCCTAATATGACTTAATTGACCATCCTTCGGTGAACTGTAGCTCCACCCATGCTTAGATGCACCCTAATGTTTGCAAATAAGCGTGCCAAGTCAAACTTGAAATGAGTCAAAACATGTCAATTTAATAAATAAGCCATGGCTTAACCAATCGAAAGTTTGTTTGGATCAAGATGAGTCACATAATTGGTAAGCTCCCCtaattttttcctttgctttttgaaaaaagaaaaatgaattcttccaaatctattttCAATCTTCAAATTTGATATTGTATGTTACATTCTGACCGTTGAATTACACTATTTGTCCCGGATTGACCCAATATTTTGTTGGGTCATCCCGAGTTCAAATTATTGGTCAATTCAACAAACATGTCATAACCCAACCTGTCTAAACTTGAACGAGTTAGTAAAAAACGAGTTGATTTTATAATCTGAATCCATGTAACATAGCTGAAGTTTATGATcttgtttgttttcaaaattacAGGCAGTACCATTATATCTTTCAGAAATGGCACCTGCAAAAATCCGAGGAGCAGTCAACCAATTGTTTCAACTCACAACTTGCTTGGGAGTATTAATAGCCAATTTGGTCAATTATGCAACTGCTCAAATCCATCCATGGGGATGGAGATTATCTCTTGGCTTAGCAGCAATTCCTGCTGTACTCATGTTTGTTGGTGGCCTTTTCCTTCCCGAGACACCAAACAGTCTCGTAGAACAAGGTAAATTAGTATGGTTTGATGTAAACACGAGTAAGTTTTTGCCTTATTATTATTACAATTTAAGTTCTATgcataaaaaaggtaaaaaaatactTACCGAATTTGTTCACCTAAAAGGTTATTGAAGGTAATTCTATTTAATAgcattaattaatttataaaccTAGAATAAAATGATACAGTATATAACATGTTATGATATACAAATTAAatcattattattgttattattgttgttgttgttgtgttacgaaaatgaaataaaatattaGGAGCCTTTGTAATTTACAAGTCCAAGACATTTAGGGGCATTTGCACAAATGGCCATTTTtaggccattatttaaattttatcctCTATTAGCCTAGTGAGCCATTGCAAAAAGAAAGATCCATTCAACTATTTTTAGGCAATACGGGCACAGAATTTAAAGATTGGCCTAAAATGGGTCGTACGATGCAAACAATCCATTTAATATATCATTCTATAAATATCATATATAATGGTTAAGTACCTTAACCATTGATAAGTATTTATATGAGAGTTTTGAAGTCTCCATTTTTTTTCCCAACCTCCTTAGCTTGAGAATTACATTGTGTATATAAGATCAAGTATTTTTAGTTGATATATTAAATGTTAAAAtttcttgtgattttcatgtatttactttttttattattaaatctTCTTGATTAAAATTCTATCTTCGCCACTGATTGTATAACAGGTAAATTAGAGAAAGCAAGGGAAATATTGGAAAAAGTTAGAGGAACTACAAAAGTGGATGCAGAATTTGCTGATCTTATAGATGCAAGTAATGaagccaaagctataaagaatcCATTTGGAAATTTACTTTTGAGGAAAAATCGTCCACAATTGGTGATTGGAGCAATAGCAATTCCAGCATTTCAACAGCTTACTGGAATGAACACAATTCTTTTCTATGCACCTGTTATTTTTCAGAGTTTAGGGTTTGGCTCAGGAGCTTCTCTTTATTCATCTGTTATTACTGGTGGAGCACTTGTTGTTGGTGCATTTATGTCAATGTCCTTTGTTGATAAGTTTGGAAGAAGAGCTTTCTTTTTGGAAGCTGGAGTTGAAATGATCTGCGTCATGGTAATTTTCGCTTCAGTTTAACTTCTATATACTGATAATATAGTTCTAAATGTCCATAAAAAGTAAGACGGTTTTATCTGCTATGACATGTTAATTGCTTGACACTAAAAAGTTTACTATATGTCCATTTGGTTTGCCCTTCTAAAACCATACTAATATACTTcctttttcaaaagaaaaaaattagaaattttaggcccgtttggccataaaaaaagacttctattttttgaaattgtattcatgtccaaacataactctaactttcaaatatcatttcttacttgtaaaaaaaatcacttttttcCAAATTTCACAGTTTTTATGTCCAAACTCCCACTTAGTtctattggaaacagtctctctactttCAAAAGGTACGGGTAAGGCACATATACACTACTCTCCTCATACCCCACTTTGTCGTactacactgggttgttgttgttatttgtggtatttttctttttcctttaataACCATTCACAAAATCTTCCTAATATTATTTTCCTATTTTATATTAGAAAATTTCTACTTTGTGATCAAGGGTGATCAAATTTGAGATATTTTGCAACTATAACCAGAACTGAACCTGGCTAGTTTGTAAAATTAACGTCTTTTATTTTCGCTAAAGATGCATTTTCAACGACTGAAGTCGATATCATGTTCTATACTGACCCGCCTCAATCAGCATTACTATAGATTTCAAGCCTCCAGTTTCACCGGATAGTATACTTACTATAAATCTTGATCCACAGGTTGCAGTTGCCATTACACTAGCATTAAAGTTTGGACAAGGTGTAGTGCTACCAAAAGGAATTGGAATATTCCTAGTAATAATAATTTGCATATTTGTTCTTGCTTATGGAAGATCATGGGGTCCTTTAGGTTGGTTAGTTCCAAGTGAAATATTTCCATTAGAAACAAGATCAGCAGGACAAAGTATTGTTGTTTGTGTCAACATGATTTTCACAGCCCTAATTGCACAATGTTTCTTGGTTTCACTTTGTCACCTCAAATATGGCATATTTCTGCTATTTGCTGGTTTAATTACTATTATGAGTTGCTTCATATTGTTGCTTTTGCCTGAGACAAAGCAAGTTCCAATTGAAGAAATTTATTTGCTATGGCAAAGTCATTGGTTTTGGAAAAGGTATTGTGCACCTGAGGAGAATGAAGATGAATTGAAGAAAGGGCAGCAAGTTTAGAGTATTATATGGATTTTTAGGGTTGAAAATTTGATTATTGATTTTATTTTCTGTTCTATGAACCTATGGTAGTTGATATGTTTTTATTCATGAAAAGAAAAACTTGACTTTATGCACTTTGGATTGGTTTTTGAATCAAGAGTTTCTTAATTCATTTCCAATATTTTATTGAGGGCATATTTTGGATAACACACACTCAATGAAATAGTTGAGTTACGCGTAAATTAGCCCCAAACATTATAATTACGAAAAATCACACACATATACAAACAAGATAGTCAACTCTATTTTAATTATTTGCTCAGACATACTTTATATATCTTACTTATTTCACATGATCCTTCAATCAATTCTATAGAAACAATGATTTATTTCCTCTtgtaagttaaaacaaaataaagccAGAGGACTTCCAAGATTTGTATAAGAAGACCATTTTTAAAGCTTGAAGTCTATCAAGGAGCATCTTAATACACTGGAGTTGAAAAATGTTCGCTAGAAATTGGAAGTAATGAACGACCCGCGAACTTGTTTAAACACGGGGAACAGTGCGACTGGGGTGCTTCGGCCTCCCTCCGTGCAACTCCTCCTATCCCAGGGCAAACGTTCAAGTGCGTGCTCGGTGATTAACAACCCCAGCGCGGAAAGCGTTAAGATGTTaagaaggggagccttggaggTAGGGGCGGATTTATGGGGGAAAGGGTATTCACCCGAATCCCCTTCGTCGAAAAATTTCACTGCATATGTAAGGcaaatatgtattttatctttatatattatgttttgaatcccTTTGACACAACCCAAAAACATAACTTAGTGTCAAGGGGTTCAAATCTTTGTAAGGTCATGAGTTCTATTCCCACTACCAACAACCTTAttaactttttccttttttaaccccCTTGGCAGTAATCCTGCCCCCGCCACTGCTTGGAGgctggagcaacggtaaagttgtcttcGTGTAATTTTtaagtcacgggttcgagccatgAAAGTAATCACTAACACATCCTTAGGGGCCGTTTGgcaggaggtattagaaaaaataatgcaagcattagctctatgcattactaataccttgtttggtacaTTTTTTCAACTTGTGTATATTAGTTATATATTatacttggtattatcctatgtataagtAATGTATAGAAAACTATGGCATTAGTAATATCAAAGCTATTAAAGTTtgcattagtatggttaaagatAAAATTGTACTTAAAGTCctttaaagctagagaatatggagagcatttttgtaaacaactatttttcttaaaaattatgcaatgcattataattttaatacaccacaccaaacattagataagaaataatatctgCATAATTAATGTTTGCATTACTAACTCATGTATCATTAATACATCTTTTTTCGCACTATTCTTATACATCCTACCAAATGATCCTTAGAGGTACGAGCCTTCCCCAAATACAGGATACTTGGCCCaccaaactattttttttttttaatttggaaGTAATGAATCGGTCACTTATTATTTATTTCTAAAGAATTTATCCACATATCTGTAAGTGGGTAGGGCCACCTTAGTAACGGGCAGTTTATTGAAGTGGACAGGTGTCTGTTGATAAGTGAAAATAATTACTCCAGTTTATGTAAATGGCAATAGACATTACTTTTTCCCGTTCACGATAAGTGAtcaatttgtttttttatttttggtcgAAAATAAATGTTCATTATATAAttaagaaagaattcaatttgtttttacagaATTACCCTTATATAAATattctaaaaggttttcttactcttcacattaaatatttaattaaaggtAATTTAATCATTCTAGATATTTTTATatagaatttaatattttttttaatgggCGTACCAAAAAATAATGAATCGGGAAGTAACAAACAATAATGGCTACTTGACGGAAAACTATACTAAAATTTAGAAAATATCTCATGCAATATAATAATAATCtaattaaagaataaaaataCCCCCTTTTGCTTTGAGCAGACACTATCACTCTTGTTCCATTTTGATATCTTAAAAAACATTTGCTTAGGATTACtaaattcagaaaaaaaatattaaacttTAAAACCTTTTCAACTACTTTAAATTATTCCTCTTTTTTCTTGAGAGTTTGTGGCTGCTACCGACAATGCTGCTGAGTCCTGAGCTTCACTTCGCCTCTTCCTTTTTGCTGGtaatgtttcatttatcatttttcttgtagaaaatggtcaagtttgagttCTATTTAGTAAAGTGCAGCCGATGCACAAAGCATCCTTTGTTCAAGAGGGTCCGCGAAGTGTCGCAGCCCAAGCGAGTGTGACGTAGGTAATCGACCTGATGCAAGTATCCGTGGCTGATAACCCGTGACCTATACGCTCACACGGACATAACTTGGCCATTGAGTTCTATTTAGTATTTACCATGATTGTCTGTTTTCAAGAATGCATGAGTTTATCCAAATTGAGCTTCTTTTTAAAGCTTTTAGTTACTTTTACAATCATTTAAGAGATACCTTTTCTTGTTTTGGAACATAGAGTTTGAGTTTGAAGCTAAAGATTATGCTTGAGTTAATCAAATTTTAGCTTCCTTTTTGCTTTTTGATAACTTCTATGTTCAAGATTAGAGATACCCAATTGTTATTTTGGTTCTTGGAGCTTGAATTTGTAGCTAAAGATTAAACTTTTGAGAGCACAGTCAAGTTCTTTGATTTTAGTGGAAacacatattttttgaaaatcTATGTTTATGTAGTGGGATACTTGCCTCTAGTTGTAGAACCTCAAATCtctccctccatttcaatttatgtgtaTCTATTTGACAAGGTACGGAGGTTAACAAAGAACGTCCGTACCCCGGTTGACCTCTCAGCAATTTCATAAGAAAGGGCTTTCTTGAATACTCGCATGAATTGCTAGGGATGACGTTTGAAACTTGTCATCTTAAACATGCCATAACATGTgtgtgtggctataaaagtttgttattaaaggcaaaatgaAAGCTTAGGGTTAAATTGTTTTTAAATTTGGAAACGAATCATTCTTTCTGGAATGTATTGAAAGGGGAATACTGTCACATAAGCGGGAACAGaggaagtatatttttcaaaatcatttcaaaatatGTAGTTCGAGTGGAAGGCAGTAGCTTCGGCCAAAACATTGTGTGCCTATGACTTTGATGATTACTTCTTCTCAGAAAACATTAGCATTTATGCAGGAAATCATGAAACAGATTCTTGAATTGCCTTGACGAGCTACTGATTTGagttgaattttttaaagaatgaAGTATGGCGA encodes the following:
- the LOC104230971 gene encoding sugar transport protein 14-like; translated protein: MAGGGFDDRRGARAHLYEYKITWYFIFSCIIAATGGSLFGYDLGVSGGVTSMDDFLKIFFPKVYSRKQEHLKETDYCKYDNQILTLFTSSLYFAALISTFGASHVTRNKGRKASILCGAVSFFLGALLNASAKNIAMLIIGRCLLGVGIGFSNQAVPLYLSEMAPAKIRGAVNQLFQLTTCLGVLIANLVNYATAQIHPWGWRLSLGLAAIPAVLMFVGGLFLPETPNSLVEQGKLEKAREILEKVRGTTKVDAEFADLIDASNEAKAIKNPFGNLLLRKNRPQLVIGAIAIPAFQQLTGMNTILFYAPVIFQSLGFGSGASLYSSVITGGALVVGAFMSMSFVDKFGRRAFFLEAGVEMICVMVAVAITLALKFGQGVVLPKGIGIFLVIIICIFVLAYGRSWGPLGWLVPSEIFPLETRSAGQSIVVCVNMIFTALIAQCFLVSLCHLKYGIFLLFAGLITIMSCFILLLLPETKQVPIEEIYLLWQSHWFWKRYCAPEENEDELKKGQQV